Part of the Coregonus clupeaformis isolate EN_2021a chromosome 31, ASM2061545v1, whole genome shotgun sequence genome, gcctgagacctgaagacttgtgttGGCTCCTAGACCTggtgcctaggctttagctcattGGACTAGTGCAATCGTGCGGTGTGCAGACGCCCTGGCTTCAAACCCAGCAGGTTACAGCTACATCAAGCATATTATCCCTTATGTCATGCTTATGACAGGGTTGAGTTTGATACAGGGCCACTCAGTCCCAGTCTCTGGGCTGAAGTGTCTAATGAGGCGGATGTTAGCACGTCCATAGCTAGCAGAATGGATATGATGTCACCCTCCTTGAGACCTGAAGTAGTGTTGCCCCAACAAACCAaagccattatttttgtaggcaGCGGTTAGCACGGTACAGGAACAAACTCTGTTACACTTTTTACTGAGCATCTTAAACCAGAGTGATCCATTCAGAGTAAGTGCATGCTATATGCTACACCAGAGATGCAGAGAGGCACCCTAAGTTATTATCTATATTACACCTAGCTGAAGTAGAGCACAGTTACAGATGGTTATGGATAGGGTTAGGAGAGGGTTGAAACAGGTTTAGAATGTAACCCCAGGTCCTAACAGCACATCAGTGTTTGAAAGCCCACTTAGGAATGATATATGCACTTAGGGATTATACATGTTAGGCTGAATCATGCAGCATTCCCTAGTCAGCCACCCCACCATAACCTATAACCTCTgaaccccccttctctctcctgccCAATAGGCACCTCGTATACAGGCTGAGGCTCCTCCTACCAACGGAACATAGAGGaaacaaacacaacaacaacaacaacaaagggtTAGCAACACAACACCAACACAACACTGCCACAATTGCAACATAAGCACACAAAATAGAAACTATAtcaacacacaaaaaaatatatcaaCACACAATCTCAACACTCTCAGCACACACAATGGCATAGCAACACAACAGCATAGCAGGATCACAACAGTAAGAAATTGAACCTGGCTGCCACACACAGAACGATGCCAACACACAAAGTAAaacacaccagcacacacacgATTCACAACACAACAGCAAAATACAGACCTCTTCATATTGGGAATGTGAAGTGAGTTATAGGCCTACCATCAAACCTAATCTGCCTGGACCTCTGAACCACTGGCTTTTAGAGGAGCTGTCATTCCCCTGTCTGTGCAGCTGTACTGTAATAAATAGCTCCACCATGTGGTCAAGCAGCAGACTGCTCTTATGGCGTCAGCATGGCACTACTGTCTGAGCCCGACTGAAGGATTTAGAGACTGTTATGCTTGTTGATGCTGCAATCATGTTGTTGCTCGACCTTGTTGTATTTCTCATTCTGTTGTAATCATTTCAAAAGGGTGCTGTGTCACCTGATTGATAGTCTCGTGAGGCCAGAAGGGGCTACCTGATTGATAATGTCAAGTTTGGTGTCTAGTTATTATTATGTCAATGATCCTAATCTGTCATTCCTTACCAGTTATTGATCACATGTATATTCTTGTTCACATTGACCTGTCAGTCACTAATTGATCAATCATTCTTTCATCTGTTGTCATGGTAACTCACCGCCTGTCCGGTGTTCTCCATGCCACCCTGCGAGAGGTCAGCTCCGGCAGCAGTGGGGTCTCCGACGATGTTTGCCTGGTCGCGGTTAGCAACTGACACACAGagatcaatcaaccaatcagttaataaataaataaataaatcagatCCCACAagaatgtgcgtgtgtgtgtgtcttacctttGTTTACTCCTGCGTCCATTCCCTCCTTTGTCTTTGAAcctgaggacaggagagacattacaACATGTCAACAGATCAATATATTATAATCACATTGCAATGGAAGCCATGAAATATGATCAGGGATCAGTTTTGTGATTTATTATGCAAACACAGCCTAAGAAGTACTGTGTTAATTAATGAGTGCAGCAAACAGAGATCTGTTGTAACCTTTTAGTATTATATTTCTTTGGTGAGGTTTTAGTAGCAGGGAGAGCACTGCAGGTGGCAGTGTAGAATTCAGCAGCATACTGTATGTCACTCACTGTAAAATCCAAATGGATGATATTATCTTATAATTCCTCTCCTCCATAATAACAGTGTTTCtctgtacatctctctctctctctctctctctctctctctctctctctctctctctctctctctctctctctctctctctctctctctctctctctctctctctctctctctctctctctcctctctgtgatgCTACAGTATGAAAGGATCCTAGGCTGATTAAATAGTAGTTATGCAACCAGCTGGATAGAGGGAAAGGGaaaaggagggatagagagaaaaggagatagagggagggggtatagagagaaagagagcctaCAGGGATGATGCATGAGCAAATCCAGCACAAAACCAGAATAATGATATATCTCTTTCACATACAAATATTCCATAGCACACAGTTCATTGGAGATGCATACTCTCactttatctctctatctctctctcttgtcacccccctctctctcctccacactcTCAGAACTGCAGATGCCTTGCTTCATCCTCCGTTTCTctcttattttttctctctctcgttccacctctgtctatttctctctctttctctctctctgcacgctCCTCGTAGTCTGTGAGCCACGTGCCAAGCTGCGCAGTACTGCAGCAGACATACACCAATACACAtcctcgcacacacacacccattgcAGCGTGGCTATGACACGGCTTCCTTCTCTGAGTCAGAGGAGCACCCCTCCTGGGTACGGCCTCTATCTATCATATccgactgtgtgtgcgtgtgcttgtgcgtaggacctgtctgtctgtctgtctacactaTCCAGCCCAAGGACCAATACAGTGTTCTAGCTGTAGGGTTTAGCAGCAGGGTTGACCCCTGAGAGAGAGCTCCTCTGCAGCCAATGACCTGTGAAATAGCCATACGCTCCATGGGACagaacacgcacacacgcatacacactcacacacacaaccacccacacacacacacacacaaatatacgcACACTTATGCTCCAGTAAGCGCTGAGTGGATGACCTTGTCAGAGAGGAGGTGCATTCTGCATTGCATTTTGAGATAGAAGTAATAATCCATACATTATTTGTTTTGATTGGATCGGCTCTG contains:
- the LOC121547372 gene encoding synuclein isoform X1; translated protein: MDVLMRGFSMAKEGVVAAAEKTKAGVEGAAAKTKEGVMYVGSKTKEGMDAGVNKVANRDQANIVGDPTAAGADLSQGGMENTGQAEEPQPVYEVPIGQEREGGFRGYRLWWGG